A section of the Chloroflexota bacterium genome encodes:
- a CDS encoding DNA internalization-related competence protein ComEC/Rec2: MTLLHLSLAWLIGIWIGSRLCLPPQYLAAIAVFVLLVTVFLRRHTRLQLSSLCALTLLLGALRYSTAVPHFGPGDLATYNDVGRVSLRGVVCAYPDLRDRYTNLRVSASRLKINDMWLDVRGHALVRASRFLAVRYGDEVEVFGTLETPPVFADFSYQDYLAHQGIHSLVQYAQVSVIGHDKGNPLVAAIYRLRDRARETIALMLPEPEASLLSGILLGLDKGIPKSVADAFRATGTSHIIAISGFNLTIIAGFLALATRNTIGQRYVPHISVMGIALYTFLVGADPPVLRAAIMAILVAIAAYTGRWTEALTSLAVAAFLMTLWNPYNLWDVGFQLSFAATIGILIFHSPLQSAMLRVLDRFPIKGWLKALGRFFDEAIVVTFAAQITTWPIIVHNFHNFSVVSPLTNALILPVQSILMIWGGAATPLGMIFLPAGQILAWVAWLFLTYTTHIVGWFARVPGAAIEGVEIPPAFLAGYYAFLIIIALHDKVNLPTLRVFLTRNFRLRMLFTGLAVILILTWLAVFSLPDGKLHVVFLDVGQGDAIFVQTPTGRQMMIDGGPAPSVVLAGLGKRIPFWDRDIDLLVLTHPDEDHLAGLVSILERYKVGAVLDTPLPHQSPSSARWQELLAKEQTQVVMAERGMTIDLGDGVTAEVLNPQRPIITGTSSDENNNSVVLRLTYGQTTFLFSADVEQEAERRLLTDADALSALILKVSHHGAATATSEAFLQAVHPEVAVISVGAENTFGHPSPETLQRLREQVSEILRTDERGTVEIISDGKQYRVRTEK, encoded by the coding sequence ATGACCCTATTGCACCTCTCTCTCGCGTGGCTTATCGGTATCTGGATTGGTTCACGACTATGCCTGCCGCCCCAATACTTGGCAGCAATTGCCGTCTTTGTGTTATTGGTTACCGTGTTCCTGCGGCGGCACACCCGCCTTCAACTCTCGTCTCTTTGCGCCCTAACGCTACTGCTAGGGGCATTACGCTACTCTACCGCTGTCCCCCACTTCGGCCCCGGCGATCTCGCCACCTACAACGATGTTGGTCGCGTGTCCTTGCGTGGAGTCGTCTGCGCGTACCCTGACTTGCGTGACCGCTACACGAACCTGCGTGTATCTGCCTCCCGCCTGAAAATAAACGATATGTGGCTTGATGTTCGGGGTCATGCGTTGGTGAGGGCTTCACGGTTCCTGGCGGTGCGTTACGGTGACGAGGTAGAGGTTTTCGGCACTTTGGAGACGCCACCAGTTTTTGCTGATTTTTCCTACCAGGATTACCTGGCCCATCAGGGCATTCACTCACTGGTACAGTACGCCCAAGTGTCTGTGATTGGACATGACAAAGGCAACCCACTTGTAGCCGCCATCTACCGTCTGCGGGACCGTGCTCGAGAAACAATTGCCCTGATGTTGCCGGAGCCGGAGGCCTCACTTCTGAGCGGTATCCTGCTCGGGCTGGATAAGGGCATCCCCAAAAGCGTTGCAGATGCTTTCCGTGCAACTGGTACCTCTCACATCATTGCTATTTCTGGCTTCAACCTCACCATAATCGCTGGCTTCCTGGCATTAGCCACTCGCAATACTATTGGTCAGCGCTACGTGCCACATATATCCGTAATGGGAATCGCCTTGTACACTTTCTTGGTGGGTGCAGACCCTCCTGTCTTACGGGCAGCCATTATGGCTATTCTCGTGGCCATAGCCGCTTACACGGGGCGCTGGACGGAGGCGCTGACTTCATTGGCAGTAGCCGCATTTCTAATGACCCTCTGGAATCCGTATAACCTTTGGGACGTGGGTTTCCAACTCTCTTTTGCTGCCACAATTGGCATCTTGATATTCCACTCCCCGCTGCAAAGCGCGATGCTCAGGGTGTTGGACCGGTTTCCAATCAAAGGATGGCTCAAGGCATTGGGGCGATTCTTTGATGAAGCCATTGTTGTTACTTTCGCCGCTCAAATCACGACCTGGCCCATTATCGTACACAATTTCCACAATTTCTCGGTCGTTTCGCCCCTGACAAATGCCCTCATTCTCCCTGTTCAGTCCATTCTTATGATCTGGGGTGGCGCGGCCACCCCCTTGGGAATGATTTTTCTTCCCGCAGGGCAGATCTTGGCCTGGGTAGCCTGGCTTTTCCTCACCTATACCACCCATATCGTGGGTTGGTTTGCCCGGGTTCCTGGCGCTGCCATAGAGGGAGTCGAAATACCCCCCGCTTTCCTCGCAGGTTATTACGCATTCCTGATCATCATCGCCCTACATGACAAGGTGAATTTGCCCACACTGCGCGTTTTTCTCACGCGCAATTTTCGCCTGCGCATGCTCTTCACTGGTCTAGCGGTCATACTCATTCTCACCTGGTTGGCTGTGTTCTCACTGCCGGACGGCAAACTACACGTGGTTTTCCTCGATGTTGGGCAAGGTGACGCCATTTTCGTACAAACGCCCACGGGCCGGCAGATGATGATAGATGGCGGTCCAGCCCCCTCGGTGGTGCTCGCGGGACTGGGTAAACGCATACCCTTTTGGGATCGGGACATTGATCTCCTCGTGCTCACCCACCCCGACGAAGATCATTTGGCCGGCTTAGTGTCCATCCTGGAACGTTACAAGGTAGGAGCAGTTTTGGATACGCCATTGCCACACCAATCTCCCTCCAGTGCGCGTTGGCAGGAACTGTTAGCAAAGGAGCAAACGCAAGTCGTGATGGCAGAACGGGGAATGACAATAGACCTGGGCGACGGAGTGACAGCCGAGGTGCTAAACCCCCAGCGACCTATTATCACGGGCACATCCTCCGACGAGAACAACAACTCCGTTGTTTTGCGCCTGACCTACGGACAGACCACTTTCCTTTTCTCAGCCGATGTGGAACAGGAAGCAGAGAGGCGATTACTCACGGATGCGGATGCATTGTCCGCGTTAATCCTTAAGGTGTCTCACCATGGTGCAGCCACAGCAACCAGTGAAGCATTCCTACAGGCAGTGCATCCGGAAGTGGCCGTTATCTCCGTGGGCGCGGAGAACACGTTCGGCCACCCATCGCCAGAAACGTTACAGCGATTGCGGGAGCAGGTATCAGAGATCCTGCGTACTGACGAAAGAGGAACTGTGGAGATAATCTCCGATGGAAAACAGTACCGCGTACGAACGGAGAAATAA
- a CDS encoding dTDP-4-dehydrorhamnose 3,5-epimerase family protein: MVGLRTDINRHDRCGDRRSSDYLRKEHEVIEGVKVRKLRLIPDERGFLMELMRSDWEEFEKFGQVYVTAVYPGVVKAWHYHKVQTDHFVCVAGMAKVVLYDRREGSPTYGEINEFFMGPLNPIMVKIPAGVMHGFKGVGEGMALIVNTPTELYNYDEPDEYRLPAHTDQIPYDWARKDG; the protein is encoded by the coding sequence ATGGTGGGGTTGCGGACTGATATTAACAGGCATGATCGCTGCGGAGATCGGAGATCATCAGACTATCTACGAAAGGAGCACGAAGTGATTGAAGGAGTGAAAGTGCGTAAACTGCGCCTGATACCCGATGAGCGGGGTTTCTTGATGGAGTTGATGCGTAGCGACTGGGAGGAGTTTGAGAAGTTCGGGCAGGTCTACGTCACTGCTGTTTACCCTGGTGTGGTTAAGGCTTGGCATTACCACAAAGTGCAGACAGACCACTTCGTTTGTGTAGCAGGGATGGCCAAGGTGGTCCTTTATGATCGGCGAGAAGGTTCGCCTACTTATGGAGAGATCAATGAGTTCTTTATGGGGCCACTGAACCCCATCATGGTCAAAATACCAGCCGGGGTGATGCACGGGTTCAAGGGCGTTGGCGAGGGAATGGCCCTGATCGTAAATACCCCGACGGAATTATATAACTATGACGAACCTGATGAGTACCGCCTACCAGCGCACACGGACCAAATACCGTATGATTGGGCGCGAAAGGATGGGTGA
- a CDS encoding DMT family transporter: MLISRRQLWADLALLTITLVWGSTFVMVKNAVANFPVFPFLALRFLLASVVLAVFFHGRLLALGRRGMAAGVLIGLFLFAGYAFQTWGLRDTTASKAGFITGLSVVIVPVLSTLWLRQKPSLGVLAGVALATIGLGLLSLNENLSVSRGDLLVLGCAFSFALQITAVSAFVRWADALSLAIVQLVTVTVLSGLASLVTEPLPTVFPPSVLGAAAFTGVLATAFAFSVQNVAQTFTTAVHTALIFTAEPVFAALFGVLLAGDVLTARAWWGCGLILTGMIAAEIGDHQTIYERSTK; this comes from the coding sequence ATGCTAATCTCACGTCGCCAATTGTGGGCCGATTTGGCTTTGCTGACCATCACATTGGTGTGGGGTAGCACTTTCGTTATGGTGAAAAATGCCGTAGCGAACTTCCCAGTCTTTCCGTTCCTGGCTCTACGCTTCCTGTTAGCCTCTGTTGTCTTGGCGGTCTTTTTCCATGGGCGGCTTTTAGCCCTAGGCAGGCGAGGCATGGCAGCCGGGGTGTTGATCGGGCTTTTTCTGTTCGCTGGTTATGCTTTTCAGACCTGGGGTCTACGTGATACGACGGCCTCCAAGGCTGGGTTTATCACTGGGCTCTCGGTGGTCATCGTCCCGGTGCTCTCAACACTCTGGCTGCGGCAAAAGCCAAGCCTGGGAGTGCTAGCCGGTGTTGCTTTGGCGACGATTGGGCTCGGGTTGCTCAGTCTAAACGAGAACTTATCTGTCTCACGTGGTGACCTGTTGGTGCTGGGCTGTGCCTTTTCTTTCGCCCTCCAAATAACTGCCGTGAGCGCATTTGTTCGGTGGGCCGATGCCCTTAGCCTAGCCATCGTACAACTGGTGACGGTGACTGTGCTGAGCGGGCTGGCCTCCTTGGTGACAGAACCGTTGCCGACTGTTTTTCCCCCCAGCGTGTTGGGCGCCGCAGCGTTCACCGGTGTATTGGCCACCGCTTTTGCCTTCAGTGTCCAAAATGTGGCGCAGACATTTACCACGGCTGTCCACACAGCGCTCATTTTCACCGCCGAACCGGTTTTCGCAGCGCTATTCGGCGTTTTGTTAGCCGGAGACGTACTAACCGCACGAGCATGGTGGGGTTGCGGACTGATATTAACAGGCATGATCGCTGCGGAGATCGGAGATCATCAGACTATCTACGAAAGGAGCACGAAGTGA
- a CDS encoding putative cobaltochelatase, with translation MTIVFPFTAIVGQDKMKRALILNAISPGIGGVLIRGERGTAKSTAARALAALLPEIEVVADCPFNCDPDNSQNQCDNCRARVTGGEILPRVRRRTRFIDLPVSATEDRVVGTLDIERAIKKGERHFEPGVLAAANRGLLYVDEVNLLDDHVVDLLLDSAAMGVNVVEREGISFSHPAHFILVGTMNPEEGELRPQLLDRFALCVEIRGIPEPDARVAIVQRRVAYESDPIAFYEAWRAEEEALSRQIARAKRSLPQVTYTEDDIYAIAKITAEFGVDGHRADIVILKTALANAAFEGRAVVEEADILIAAGLALPHRLKKKPFDEAGEQLDRLETRLSEVRAKMTSVSTPSSASESEGISPPPNEPAQAEPLPPGTHNTPLRGHQADALPLSYIRQPNMPVPVGETFPPRRLSTPLDRLTRTTSGKRSFTRTRRKRGRYVISRPADGTSNDIAFDATLRQAAPHQMERKHTDTALAIESQDLQCKVRVRRASNLILFVVDASWSMAAADRMVATKGAIMSLLTDAYQKRDRVGMITFQKEEARLILPPTSSVELAKRLLVDMDVGGKTPLSAGLWLAHQVLVRERRKDPEVMPLLILLTDGAGNVSVTGLPPQEEALRVASLIKHEGFRAVVINTEHESLDRGLAQALADQMGAPCYTLSELKAQELYQTVRDELRAVAYKAQLC, from the coding sequence ATGACTATTGTATTCCCTTTCACGGCTATCGTCGGACAAGACAAAATGAAAAGGGCGTTGATTCTCAACGCCATTAGTCCAGGGATTGGCGGTGTTCTCATCCGCGGTGAGCGCGGCACTGCCAAGTCCACTGCCGCTCGTGCCCTGGCTGCTCTTTTGCCTGAGATCGAGGTTGTCGCCGACTGTCCGTTTAACTGCGATCCCGATAACTCACAGAATCAGTGTGACAATTGTCGTGCTCGCGTGACTGGTGGGGAGATATTGCCTCGTGTCCGTCGTCGTACGCGTTTCATTGACCTGCCAGTCAGCGCTACAGAGGATCGGGTGGTGGGCACTTTGGATATCGAGCGCGCCATTAAGAAGGGCGAACGGCACTTCGAGCCAGGCGTGCTGGCTGCTGCCAACCGGGGGCTACTCTACGTGGATGAGGTGAATTTGCTGGACGACCACGTGGTAGATCTCCTGCTTGACTCCGCTGCGATGGGTGTAAACGTGGTTGAGCGCGAAGGCATCTCTTTCAGCCACCCCGCCCATTTTATCTTGGTAGGTACAATGAACCCGGAAGAAGGGGAGTTACGGCCACAGCTGCTTGACCGCTTCGCTTTATGTGTGGAAATCCGAGGCATTCCAGAGCCAGATGCTCGCGTAGCCATCGTCCAACGGCGCGTGGCATATGAGTCTGATCCCATCGCCTTTTACGAAGCATGGCGGGCCGAAGAGGAGGCTCTTTCCCGGCAGATCGCTCGAGCCAAGCGCTCTCTGCCACAGGTTACTTACACGGAAGATGACATCTATGCTATCGCCAAGATCACTGCAGAATTTGGCGTGGATGGGCATCGTGCAGATATCGTGATTCTCAAGACGGCTCTGGCAAACGCTGCCTTTGAAGGCCGTGCTGTAGTCGAAGAGGCGGATATTCTCATCGCTGCCGGGTTGGCGCTACCCCATCGCCTTAAGAAGAAACCCTTCGACGAGGCAGGAGAACAACTGGATCGACTGGAGACCCGCCTAAGTGAAGTGCGCGCGAAGATGACTTCCGTTTCCACGCCCTCCTCGGCCTCGGAAAGCGAAGGAATATCACCTCCACCTAATGAGCCCGCACAAGCAGAGCCGCTTCCTCCCGGCACTCATAACACTCCCCTGCGGGGCCATCAAGCCGACGCACTGCCACTCTCTTACATCCGCCAACCGAATATGCCGGTTCCAGTAGGAGAGACTTTTCCTCCGCGCAGGTTAAGCACCCCTCTGGATCGGTTGACTCGCACCACATCCGGCAAGCGGAGTTTCACACGCACCCGCCGTAAACGTGGGCGATATGTGATCAGTCGTCCAGCCGATGGCACAAGCAATGACATAGCCTTCGATGCCACCCTGCGCCAGGCTGCTCCTCATCAGATGGAACGCAAACATACTGATACTGCATTGGCCATCGAAAGCCAGGATTTGCAATGCAAAGTGCGTGTGCGCCGCGCCTCTAATCTGATCTTATTCGTGGTGGATGCCAGTTGGTCTATGGCTGCTGCTGATCGCATGGTTGCTACCAAAGGAGCCATCATGTCGTTGCTTACGGATGCCTATCAGAAGCGTGACCGTGTAGGGATGATCACCTTTCAGAAAGAAGAGGCGCGTCTGATTTTACCACCCACTTCTAGTGTTGAACTGGCAAAACGGTTGCTGGTAGACATGGATGTGGGTGGAAAAACACCCCTCTCGGCAGGATTGTGGTTGGCGCATCAAGTTTTGGTTCGTGAACGACGAAAAGATCCAGAAGTGATGCCTCTGCTTATCCTGTTAACAGACGGGGCAGGTAACGTCTCCGTGACGGGGCTGCCGCCTCAGGAAGAGGCTCTGCGTGTGGCCAGCCTTATCAAACACGAGGGCTTTCGCGCTGTGGTTATCAACACTGAACACGAATCACTCGATCGGGGGCTGGCCCAGGCCCTGGCGGACCAGATGGGCGCACCATGTTACACTTTAAGTGAATTGAAGGCTCAGGAACTTTACCAAACGGTGCGCGACGAATTGCGCGCTGTTGCATACAAAGCGCAACTATGCTAA
- a CDS encoding FAD-binding oxidoreductase, giving the protein MNETDITFLKSIVGEKAISTRGADLDAHASDESAHPPHRPEVVVWPQDVEQISEILRYANHRRIPVTARGGGSSLEGNPIPIFGGVVLAMYHWNKVLEIVPEDLRVRVQPGVVYQTLNEQLRPYSLFFPPAPGSAEVATIGGMVANGSSGMHSVKYGVTGDYVLRLQIVLPTGKIITVGSNAVKSASGYNLVRLFVGSEGTLGIITEITLRLRGLPEKIVAAVGRFATVRQVTNTVSEIIRYGLLPAAMELLDPVIIRTINSYLQMNLDEVPTLFLEFHGTAGGVAEETELAREICMDNGCVSFIRAEDPEERARLWKARSEAHNAVKFSNVNFRVEIGDIVVPISRYPEAVDHIYQLAQQHNVQIATFGHAGDGNLHVEILAQKGNIEERAQVDAFNAAMVRYAIQLGGTATGEHGVGIGKREFMPLEHGPSLELMRDIKRLIDPNGILNPGKIFPPLVNGEQIYQADIALPD; this is encoded by the coding sequence TTGAACGAAACGGATATTACTTTCCTGAAATCCATCGTGGGTGAGAAAGCAATCTCTACAAGGGGTGCTGACTTGGACGCTCACGCGTCCGATGAATCTGCCCACCCACCTCACCGGCCGGAGGTCGTGGTCTGGCCGCAGGATGTCGAACAAATCAGCGAAATACTTCGCTATGCTAATCACCGGCGAATCCCTGTCACAGCGCGAGGAGGCGGTTCCAGCCTCGAGGGAAACCCCATCCCCATATTTGGCGGCGTTGTTTTGGCTATGTACCATTGGAATAAGGTCCTAGAAATAGTGCCTGAAGACTTGCGTGTACGTGTCCAACCTGGCGTGGTTTATCAAACGTTAAATGAACAACTGCGTCCATACAGCCTCTTTTTTCCACCGGCCCCAGGGAGCGCGGAGGTGGCCACAATCGGCGGTATGGTCGCCAACGGTTCCAGCGGCATGCACAGCGTCAAGTACGGCGTTACGGGTGATTATGTCTTACGCCTACAAATAGTGTTGCCGACAGGAAAAATCATCACTGTCGGTTCCAATGCGGTCAAGAGCGCCAGTGGATACAACCTGGTGCGGCTTTTCGTCGGTTCAGAAGGGACATTGGGCATCATCACAGAGATCACCTTGCGCCTACGCGGGTTACCAGAGAAGATCGTTGCGGCAGTGGGGCGTTTTGCCACAGTCCGCCAAGTGACCAACACCGTCTCCGAGATCATCCGCTATGGTCTGCTACCAGCAGCGATGGAATTGCTAGACCCAGTCATCATCCGCACGATTAATAGTTATCTCCAGATGAACCTGGATGAGGTGCCGACGTTATTCCTGGAATTCCATGGCACAGCAGGTGGTGTCGCCGAGGAAACAGAACTGGCACGAGAAATCTGCATGGATAACGGTTGTGTCTCATTCATCAGGGCGGAGGACCCAGAGGAGCGAGCCCGACTGTGGAAGGCACGAAGCGAGGCCCATAACGCAGTGAAATTCTCTAATGTCAATTTCAGGGTTGAGATCGGGGATATCGTAGTCCCCATCTCCAGGTATCCGGAGGCAGTAGATCACATTTACCAACTGGCCCAGCAGCACAATGTGCAGATAGCCACATTCGGGCACGCTGGCGACGGCAACCTGCATGTGGAGATACTGGCTCAGAAAGGCAATATAGAGGAGCGCGCCCAGGTTGATGCTTTCAACGCGGCCATGGTCCGCTACGCGATCCAATTAGGTGGGACAGCAACCGGAGAGCACGGGGTGGGAATTGGCAAACGCGAGTTCATGCCGCTTGAACATGGTCCCAGTCTAGAATTGATGCGGGATATCAAACGACTCATTGACCCGAACGGCATCCTGAACCCTGGGAAGATTTTCCCTCCCCTTGTCAATGGGGAGCAAATATACCAAGCTGACATTGCATTGCCAGACTAA
- a CDS encoding AEC family transporter, whose amino-acid sequence MNALPLTAFLSTFTDYILPTYIVIGFGFVLDRVLPLEVKSLSKLILYVVSPCLAFSTMLESSLSGAEFIQIALFVPLITICMWLISRSASVILRFDESRTNAFLLGTLFLNTGNYGLSVVMSAFGQAAFERALIFFTISSLLTYTIGVYFASRRKASASQALRNVFLFPLTYAIVAAILFRALGWTVPQPGWRAIKLVSTSAIPLMLLLLGAQLSRTRLSNEWWIVGLATVLKLIVEPLVAFPLSHLFRMDDVTRQACIAESGTPTAVMTAVLAVEFDARPEFVTSVILISTLVSGLTMTVLLRLLGA is encoded by the coding sequence ATGAATGCTTTGCCACTCACTGCGTTCCTAAGCACATTCACAGACTATATCTTGCCTACATACATTGTGATTGGATTTGGATTCGTGTTAGACCGTGTTCTGCCCTTGGAGGTGAAATCGCTCTCCAAACTTATCCTTTATGTAGTCAGTCCTTGTCTCGCATTCTCCACGATGCTGGAGTCCTCGCTCAGTGGCGCAGAGTTCATCCAGATAGCACTTTTTGTTCCCTTGATTACCATATGCATGTGGCTAATTTCGCGCTCTGCCTCTGTCATACTCCGCTTTGATGAAAGCCGCACTAATGCTTTTCTCTTAGGCACTCTGTTTTTGAATACGGGCAATTATGGTCTCTCTGTAGTAATGTCTGCTTTTGGCCAAGCGGCGTTTGAGCGGGCGCTGATTTTCTTCACCATAAGTTCATTATTGACGTACACGATCGGTGTGTACTTCGCCTCCAGGAGGAAAGCGAGCGCCTCCCAAGCGTTGCGTAACGTGTTCCTCTTTCCCTTGACCTATGCCATTGTGGCAGCCATATTATTTCGGGCGTTGGGTTGGACTGTACCACAACCTGGCTGGAGAGCCATCAAATTGGTGAGCACCTCTGCCATCCCTTTGATGCTCCTTCTGCTGGGTGCCCAACTCTCGCGGACTAGACTTTCCAATGAGTGGTGGATTGTGGGACTGGCAACCGTCTTGAAACTAATTGTTGAACCCCTGGTCGCCTTTCCGCTATCCCATCTCTTCAGAATGGATGATGTGACACGACAGGCATGTATCGCGGAGTCTGGGACGCCAACAGCCGTGATGACAGCAGTGTTAGCCGTGGAGTTTGATGCCCGACCAGAGTTTGTAACAAGTGTTATCTTGATTTCCACGTTGGTTAGTGGTTTGACGATGACCGTGTTATTGCGATTGTTGGGTGCTTAG
- a CDS encoding DUF2088 domain-containing protein: MNKGDQEKHTSRFPRMALVRQRLSVDRIENVPGVVKDQLARLHLDELIQPGMRVAVTAGSRGIANIATVLATTISQLKAHGAEPFVIPAMGCHGGAVAGVQAEILHSLGITEAAVGCPIISSLDVVCIGETPQGIPVFIDRTAAQADGIVVINRIKPHTDFVGEIESGLMKMMAIGLGKYVGALNVHSHGIRLGLAVAIPAVARVVLSRCRILFGIALIENAYHQLAQVVAIPSTAIEETEKTLLPEARRMMGHLPFDELDILIVDEMGKEISGTGMDTKVIGRIRMAGSAEPDAPRIRRIVVRDLTDATHGNAIGIGLADFTTRRLVDKIDYHSTYINAVTAMCPERGYLPVVAETDREAIEYALITIGAVDPQKSRVVRVANTLELEHFYVSESLLAQIGDRIDMEQISELEPLSFDEKGMLLSGPGHTGF, translated from the coding sequence ATGAATAAAGGCGATCAAGAGAAACACACCTCGCGGTTCCCCAGAATGGCCCTGGTGCGACAACGCCTGAGCGTCGATCGGATAGAAAATGTGCCTGGTGTTGTCAAAGACCAACTAGCCCGTCTACATCTCGATGAACTCATCCAGCCAGGCATGCGTGTAGCAGTAACTGCGGGAAGTCGTGGCATTGCGAATATTGCCACAGTCTTGGCGACCACCATCTCGCAACTCAAAGCACACGGAGCAGAGCCCTTCGTTATCCCTGCAATGGGCTGTCATGGTGGCGCGGTCGCGGGGGTTCAGGCCGAGATCCTGCACTCGCTCGGCATTACAGAGGCCGCTGTGGGTTGCCCTATCATCTCATCGCTCGACGTTGTGTGCATCGGCGAGACCCCTCAGGGGATCCCTGTGTTCATAGATCGCACTGCAGCCCAGGCAGATGGCATCGTAGTGATCAACCGCATTAAGCCACATACAGACTTTGTGGGAGAGATCGAGAGTGGTTTGATGAAAATGATGGCCATCGGGCTGGGTAAATACGTTGGCGCGTTGAATGTGCACTCGCATGGGATACGCCTGGGCCTTGCCGTAGCCATCCCTGCCGTGGCACGGGTTGTGCTTAGCAGATGCCGCATTCTGTTCGGTATAGCGCTGATAGAAAACGCCTACCACCAACTCGCGCAGGTTGTTGCCATCCCAAGCACGGCGATCGAGGAGACCGAGAAAACACTGTTACCGGAGGCGCGGCGGATGATGGGGCATCTGCCATTTGATGAGTTGGACATCTTGATTGTGGATGAGATGGGCAAAGAGATCAGCGGCACTGGGATGGATACCAAGGTCATCGGACGTATCCGCATGGCTGGCAGTGCAGAACCAGATGCACCCCGCATCAGGCGCATCGTCGTGCGGGATTTGACAGACGCAACACACGGAAACGCCATAGGCATTGGACTGGCAGATTTCACTACGCGCCGCTTGGTGGATAAAATTGATTACCACTCCACATACATCAACGCGGTAACGGCAATGTGTCCTGAGCGTGGGTATCTGCCCGTCGTCGCAGAGACAGACCGAGAGGCTATCGAGTACGCGCTTATCACCATCGGCGCAGTCGACCCCCAGAAAAGCCGTGTGGTGCGCGTTGCGAATACGCTGGAATTGGAGCACTTCTACGTTTCGGAAAGCCTGCTGGCCCAGATAGGGGATCGAATCGACATGGAACAGATCAGCGAACTCGAACCACTGTCATTCGATGAAAAGGGAATGCTCCTCTCAGGTCCAGGGCATACCGGCTTCTGA